Within Ovis aries strain OAR_USU_Benz2616 breed Rambouillet chromosome 3, ARS-UI_Ramb_v3.0, whole genome shotgun sequence, the genomic segment cagcaccatagtttgaaggcatcaattcttcagtgctctgccttctttatggtcccactcttacaaccatatgtgaccactgggaagaccatagccttgactatatggacctttgttggcagagtaatgtctgtgcttttcaacacactgtctaggtttgtcatagctttcctgccaagaagcaaacattttctgatttaatggctgcagtcaccatccgcagtgattttagaacccaagaagaggaaatctgtcactacttccaccttttctcccTCTATTTGTCATGaggtaatggggccagatgccatgatcttagttttttaatatttagttttaagtcagctctttcactctcctccttcaccctcatcaagaggctctttagttcttcccataccagataaaacttttaaataaatcaagTGTCATGTCAGTATTAAATAAAGTAGATTTCAGTCTAATGAGATTATAAATAAGCATCTATATATGCAAGAAATACatctatattaataaaatatgtaactaAATGGCATATATAATACAGTAAAGCAAAAATTATTGCAATGGATAAAATAACCAAAGTAAAGCTCATGCAATATTTTAACACAGTTTATGATATATCAAGAAAGCAAGTGTTAATGAcatatgaataaaattaatatattttagttaatAAATATCTTCACAACGTGAAAACTTATAGAGGACAAAACTTTCTCTGAGTCACTGCCGCATAATATTTACCTCTATGGGCTGTAGGATCAGAAAGTTCAGTGTCTAGCCCTGGCCTTGGTTGTTTCCagctctgcaatcccatggactgtagcctaccagactcctccatccatgggattttccaggcaagagtgctggagtgggttgccatttccttcttgattgTTATTGGCAATGTGACTGCAATACAtagaaagtatttttctttaatatcaaCTCTGAGAGAATACTCATGGAAGCTTTCTGAAACTTGACTCTTTTCCAGGCAGGCCTCAAATCTAATACATAATTTCAAAAATCTAAGTATTGAGTGAAAGTTTAGcaagataataattttaaagtgaaagttgctcagtcgtgtctgactctttgcaaccccattgactatacagtccatggaattctccaagccagaatactggtgtaggtagcctttcccttctccaagggatcttcccaacccaaggatcaaacccaggtctcccacattatgggaagattctgtaccagctgaaccacaaggaaagcccaagaatattggagtgggtagcctatcccttctccagtggatcttcccaacccagaaatcgaactgggttctgctgcattgcagatggattctttaccaactgagctatcagggaagttaataattttaaatgttctttgaaTCCTTGAGTTATCCATTAGGCACACAAGGTGATGAAGATTCTTGCCATAATAACAACCAATAGATGAAATATATAGTAATATGTTTACTGAAAAACCTGTGGCTCTCAAATATAGAAATTTCACAATACTACTAAAACTTATAGAAAAGATGATGCCACAAATCAACAAAACAAGCatatagatacagagaactgaTAAGTGGTTATCTGAGGGGAACAGGTCGACAGAGAAGATGAAATGAGTAAAGTGGGTCAACTGTATGGTTATGGGTGGAAACTAAATTTTTTGTGTGAGCatgccaggtggcacagtggtaaagaatctgcctgccagtgcaggagacacaggagatgggggttggatccctgagtcgggaagatcccttggaagaggaaatgacaactcactccagtattcttgctgaaacattccacggacagaggatcttggcaggctacaatccaaagggtcacaaacagctggacacgactgagcacacacgcacatgtgcgtgcatacacacacacacacacgcacacacacacatgctgtagTATATAGAAGTGGAAATGTAATGCTGTATTTATGAAACCTATATAATAATATGTTACAAACCAATGGTGCCacaataaaaagcaaatttaaaatagGTGATGACgataatggtaataataataattaaagctACTATTAATTGAAAACTTCCTTATGCCAAAAGCTTGATTATAGTATattatgagcttccctgatggttcaaatggtaaagaatctgcctgcaaggcaggagacctaagagacacgggtttgatccctaagtcggaaaatctcctagagaaaggaatggctacctactccagtattcttgcctggagaattcattggacagaggagcctggctggctacagttcatggggtggcatagagtcagacaggactgggcgacTAACTCTTTTACTTTGCTTACATCTATCGAATGAAGTAGGTAAACTGATAGAGTTCATTCAACCTTAAAACCATTCAAGAACCTTTCAAAATCTATGCTTAGTAGTAGTGCAGGGCCTCAAAGCTAGGTTGTCTGATATCAAAGCAGTACTCTTACCGTGTTCTTACAAATGAGGGTTGTAAACAAATCAGTGATTTCCTAAACGCAACTCTGCTAAAATGcaaataagaattatttttaatgcaaaacaattttgaagttcactaaaatagtaatactagctgagaaatttttgaaaaagatgtaGCTGTTTCAGGcattaaatcttatttttcaataAGCATGTGATACaagcagaaagagagagcaaatcaatgaaagaaacaaaaagcttGAAATATATCTAGTATGTATAAAATGTACTATTAATACATGGTCATACAATAAGTTCCATAAACTaaaagaaattagaatttattaggaattatatatatatatatatatatatatatatatatatagtacccTATTGGCTAATATTTTATCAGAATACCAGCAATTTCTTGATCCTGCTTGGCTATGCATCCTATCATGATTTATCTGTAAAGCTTATTTGCTCAAAGTACAGTAGAAAGTTAGAAGCAAATTATTTAATTGATGGGAACTGATTATCAGTTTGAACTAAAGTATTTGGGGAAACTGTGAGATCTTGGAAGACATGCCCTTTCTGCCTAAGTTCCATTGTCGATATACTAagtaagggggaaaaaacaacCTTGCCCTATGAAATTGAATATAACTCATGTGtgagaggaagagaaattaaagaactaAACTTCTGGTCTGACCCGATGTGGATAAGTATCAGAACAGTGACAAACCACACATATACAGTTTTAAAACAAGTGATTCACACCCATTAATACTTTTTACTTGATAGATTCCTAAATTCTAATTTAGTATTCACatatctttaaagaaaagaaataaaacaagaaaaagtagGGCAAaaactttcctttcctctctatattttttaagtgttagaAAAAAAATGGTTAGTTGATAGAAAAAACTTGAGTAAAAACCTCAGTTTACATCATAtagaaaaagtattttatattaaccaatagtttaaaataatatataagggacttccctggcagtcacagttaagagtctgtgcttcaaatgcagggggtgtgggtttgaccaCAGATTGGGAGTGATGATCCCACAAGCCTCGTACCAtggccaaaattaaaataaaatattgataataaattttaaaactgacattagaaaatatttgattttcagtgtataaatatatataatttaaaagagaaaagactaaTAAAAAGAATTGTACTGCTCTACACCAAAATGTTGATTAAAATGTTGAAATAGAAACCCAGAATATGATTTACACAcataataaaaggaaaaccatCAAATTTATTCTAGTTCCCAGACTGGCTCCATATTGATACCTCCATTCAGAAATGGTTGTTTTTAGGTTGTgagattacatttttttaaagaaaccacaTGCTTTGAAAGATATATttgcataattaaaattttaggcCCATATTGGTATAGAGTTTTAGGTACACCAAGTTGTTTAAtattagttttctcatttgaaaatagtGAATAAAAATGATTATGGCATATAGTACCTGTTCTTTATGTAtcagcttttattattataagatatatcattttatattaagaaaatgcGGCAAAAAATCAGTAGAATGTTGACATATTTCCATATGAAGAATCATCCTCAAATATTATATTATGGGCCTCTGTTTTATAGGAATGGTAACTCTATGGATGATACTCCTCAGAATACAAATCTGGAAATTTGGAGAAGGATAGACTTCATATCAAAAGTATTCTATGTAACTAATCATTACTAATACACATGGGGCTGTTGTCTTGTCCAAAGAAATATCAGTTCACTTGCTTTGAATTAAAGAATAGTTATTTTATCTATAGAAACTATGATATAATATTATTCACActgatataatattattttaatgagtAAGAGAAACTCTTAATATTTAATTCCCAATCAAAGtaacactgaaatgaaaatattgtcACATCACATCACAAGTTGAGAACATACaatgtttttatacattttaaggaaataaaataatgatcaTATATCTGTATCTGTTAGACATATTGTATTATAAAGCTTAGAAAAACATTTGTTGTCATATATATAACTATCTTTGGTATAGTAATTTTATAAAAACGAGAATAACTAAGACACTTAGAAAACACAGTTTGTCCATTATATATTATAAAGGCATTACAAATATCAGTGAGAGAATCATTTACTGTATAATATTCTTTTCACAGCATCTTTCACATCTCTATTTCTCAGACTGTATATTAGAGGATTTAACATTGGTATTATAAGGGTGTAGAGCACAGCTACAACCTTGTTCTTCTCTGGTGAGGAGATGGCTCCAGGTTGGGCATACATGAAGAACACAGCCCCGTAGAATAAGCTAACCACTGCTATATGGGAGCCACAGGTGGAGAAAGTCCTACTCCTGCCATGAGTTGAAGGGATCTTTAGTACAGTAGAGAGGATATATGCATAGGAAACCAGAATGACAgttgtggtggtgatgatgatgagagCAGAAAGAATAAACAGTACAACCTCGTTCACAAAGGTGTCCACACAGGAGATCTTGATCAGGGCTGGGACATCACAGAAAAAGTGGTCCAATCTGTTTTCTCCACAGAAACGCAAACTAAAGGTGAAACTTGTTTGGACTACAGCATTAATGCAGCCGCAGATATAGGAGCCAGTTACCAACTGAACACAGAGTTTTGGAGACATATGCACAGGATACAGGAGCGGGGAGCAAATGGCTGAGAATCTATCAAATGCCATTACAGCCAGAAGAAAGCCCTCAGTGGTGACAAacagagcaaagaagaaaaattggaCTGCACAGCCTTTgtaagaaattttcttttcattagacAAGAAGTTAGCTAAAGTTTTGGGAGCAATGACTGTGGAGTAGCAGAGATCTAAATAGGACAAGTTTCTAAGGAAGAAATACATAGGCATGTGAAGTCTGGAGGTCATCTTAATGACAACTATCATGCTGATATTTCCCACCAGAGTGACCACATAGACCAGCAGGAATGCTAGAAACAGGAGGATATGTAGCTTTGGAGGGGTTCTAAATCCCAGCAAAATAAACTCAGTCACCTCTGAGAAGTTCCTATTAAACTTACTGTTCATAGCTGAGATAAGGGTAGGGCTGGAGAGAAAATAACATGAAAGAAATGAACAATCAGAATACATGTTGCAGTAAAAATAGGAAGAAACCAGCATGGGAGAAAATCATTTCATACTATATTGTTCCCAATATTTTACAAatcattaatgaaaaaaaaaagataactatttttaaaaagtcttcctaGTGAAGAGTTAAATCTGACTGGCTATCCTTTTTCAGATATGCTTATTTACAAATATTATGGATTCGCTCTCCAAATGTGCTTTGGTAAAGTGGAGATTCTaagaaaatgtttggaaataagAGCCCTTTCCCCCTGGATTTAATATCAGTTTGCTGGTGTTGAAAGCTGCCTCCTTTAATGAATGGTGTTTCCCACTTAAGATTTTACCAGGAGTAAAATCTGTTTAATTTATAATCTCATTTTATTGTTAATGATTAGTTTATCtgctttagaaaaataatatgtaaatattgTACCTGTCTTTATATCTTTAGAAGAAACACTTCAGATCCTGACAAAAGTATGatcctttctaaaattttttaattaattcatttattataattggagactaattactttacaatgttgtgatggtttttgccacacattgacatgaatcagccatcagtataCATGTGTTCCTCTGTCCCAAACTctactcccacctccctccccattccatccttctgggttgtcccagtgcaccggcttcgAGTGCCCTGTTACACACATCAAACTTGGACTAgtcatctatttcatatatggtaatatacatttttcaatgccattctctcaaataatcccacccttgccttatcccacagagtccaaaagtctgttctctatatctgtgcctcttttgctatagggtcatcattaccgtttgctaaattccatatatacgtgttaatatactgtattggttttttttttttctttctgacttacttcacactgtataataggctccagtttcatccacctcattagaactgacttaaatgcatCTTTACACATTTGCATCATATCCTGTTTCTCCATTATTTTTGTGCCTATGGTGACATACACTCTTAATGGCACAGTTTGCTGAAAACAGAAtgatttttgcttatatttcctaAACACAATGAaatcagactttattgttttccttccaccttctttcattcataattttcttcgtttcttctctcttttgcttAGTTTGGATTTTGCAGATTAGAATGCAAGTGAAGAATTCTAAAGATCTTTgacatatttttctgtcttttcagaagaagaaaaaatttaattacaAATACAAAGTAAGGAAGGCACATAGAACAATTTAGAGATAGCCGCAAAAGAAAAACTATGTATTTGAACAAGCTTGTactatatttatttagttatgcTATTTTGACTATAAAATGTCCTCAGATAAAATACACTGagaggtaaagaaagaaaatagctttTCTTATAATTTAGTGAATGGGGATATTGAGACACATATTCAAGAGGTTTATTTAGAGTCGTGAGGTTGAGCAGCATAGTGACTTGTTATTCAATAATcataaaatactaaataaaactgacaataaATTTAAAACCTCACATACtataaaaatgatacataaaaaACTCATGTACTATAGAaatatcttttataataaaaatttataattttatatacataaaataattacagtaaataaataaaatcacatatgATCTAAATTAAGAAATGTCTcctaaatttttttatattttttgttgccACTACTATGATTTTATTCCTGTGACATTATTCTCAAACTATTTAGAATTgcaaaagtatattaaaatcaaTTCAGCACAGTTACAGTATTAacttttttgaaaattgtaaaggtTATTAGAAGTGTTCACTGATAGATTTTAGAAGGCAGAggaatggttaaaaataaaaaagaaagaaaacctctgTTAAGACTGTCAACTACAAAATGCTTACTTTccttaaaattcatatataaaGTTTCTGATTTCAACAGAAAAGAAGTTATCAGGAAAAGTGTTGAGAACAACTTACgtataaaatatattcacaagAATGGATACTACTTCTCATCTTAGTATATCCTCTATGATGAGTACTGTATTGTACATTCATGAAGAAacaaaagtatgaaaaaaaacaaatctttgtTTAACAGGAAGTTTTTCTGCAACGTAGATTGCATTTCATCACTGTTAAGATCATATCTCAAATTGCTAAGGTGAACAGGTGTTAAAACAAATTATggtttatctctctctttcttttactatacttttcatttattaaacCAACAAATATACTAGAAATGGGTCCTGAGAGAAATTCTTTCATGGGAAGGGGAATCTTGATGGTGAGCATTCCCTCTGCAAGGTATTCTTCGGGGATTAAGGCCTTTCTCACCTATGATGTATTTTTCTATTGATatcataatgaaaaaaagaaaaatgagagaaaaaattattaattagtAAGCTCACAAGACCATTAGAGAGTTAGATACTCTCTCTAGAGGACATAAGGACAAGagttatacttcagttcagttcagtcgctcagtcgtgtcctactctttgcgaccccatgaatcgcagcatgccaggcctccctgtctatcaccaactcctggagttcactcagattcatgtccatcgagtcagtgatgccatccagccatctcatcctcagtcgtcccctttttctcctgctcccaatccctcccagcatcagagtcttttccaatgagtcaactcttcgcatgaggtggccaaagtattggagtttcagctttagcatcattccttccaaagaaatcccaaggttgatctccttcagaatggactggttggaaacttaataattttaaaaaacacatttggaTGAGAAATGtttgattcttcttttatttcatgaTTTACACAGAAGGGTAttcataatttttcatttgaatGGGTTACAACCatttagaaattaatttcttATCTCTACTGTAAATACATCATGCTTTTAATAATGCACAGAATAATCTAAATAGTCCATGGAAGAGCTGAGGGGAAATGTGGGGATGATTTTGAAGTAACATAGGTATTAGCAAGATCAGGAGATTATAGATCCACCTATGATTTCAAGGCACTAAAAGAGGAGGTGTTAAAGGACCTCAGAAGCCTGGAAATCTCTTCAAGACTGAGAACCATGGTGGAGTTTGAACACTAGGTGATAGaaccagaaaagagaaacaatccaattgaaaaagaaacatatgTCTTGTATTCCTGTATCCTCAGTTCTGCCTTTATAGTGTGAAACCAGCCATAGACAATAGGTAAATGAACAAATGCAAACATTTGGCCTAGAGGCTATAGTTGAATGACTCTAGCATATATAAAGATTCCTCAATAAAtatgttggaaaagaagaaatcttacataaaatatatttaagacttCACAGTTATGTTCTGTGCATTTCAAAATGTTCCTTGAGATTCTTGTTTCTTCTAATAATATTTCCCTTTAGCTAGAAAAGTTACTTATgcatcctttattgtgctcatcttgcatgaaatgttcccttgatatctccataTTTCTGAGacctctattctttcccattccgttgttttcttctatttctatacatgcataagtatatatatgggatatatatatatatatatatatatatatatatatatataattacctgatggctcagatggtaaagcatctatctgcagtgcaggagacccaagttcgatccctggtttgggaagatcccctggagaaagaaatggcatcccactccattattcttgcctggaaaatcccctgaatggtggagcctggtaggctaccatccatggggtcacaaagagttggacacgactgagtgacttcactttcactatggaatatatacatatatatatatatatatatacacacacacacacacacacagacacacacacacacacatccccaaaCAGCAGAACACATTTTTCAAGTGTACACAGAACATTCTTCAAAATAGATCACATGCTAGGCTACAAAGTAAGTCTCAGTAAATTTTAAAGGATTGAAATCATATAAAGCATTTTTACTGACTACAATAGTATAtaactagaaatcaattataaGCAAAAGCGACAAAAACATAAGCATGTGAAGATGAAACAGTACACTATTAAATAACCAATGGGTCAGTGCAGAAATCAAGAAGGAAGTCATAA encodes:
- the LOC101117494 gene encoding olfactory receptor 9S13-like; this encodes MNSKFNRNFSEVTEFILLGFRTPPKLHILLFLAFLLVYVVTLVGNISMIVVIKMTSRLHMPMYFFLRNLSYLDLCYSTVIAPKTLANFLSNEKKISYKGCAVQFFFFALFVTTEGFLLAVMAFDRFSAICSPLLYPVHMSPKLCVQLVTGSYICGCINAVVQTSFTFSLRFCGENRLDHFFCDVPALIKISCVDTFVNEVVLFILSALIIITTTTVILVSYAYILSTVLKIPSTHGRSRTFSTCGSHIAVVSLFYGAVFFMYAQPGAISSPEKNKVVAVLYTLIIPMLNPLIYSLRNRDVKDAVKRILYSK